One Corynebacterium uterequi DNA segment encodes these proteins:
- a CDS encoding multidrug effflux MFS transporter: MATPTTPPTGLPRRLLVVLAFVSMVSPLSINMYLSGLPMLVSDFHATQTAGQLTLTAFLVGIGVGQFVVGPLSDSMGRRRLLLLGTAGLVLTAAVAALAGSLWVIYAARVLQGLSAGAAVVLARAIAGDLVRGEGLAKVFSMLMLLGAVAPVLGPIAGGFIVDASGWRTVFWVLSTLAVLMCLAVALVVPESLAPDARRPFALASLREGFAALAADRQFMGYCVGFIFTFSTMFAYVSASPFVLQQTYGFSQIQFSHIFAINTAGMFVLTLVNRVIVGKVGPRVIVRVGNLVQLVATFYLVVVTVADAGRMWTLAGLFVVVATTGINSGNASALAISRAGALPVNVTGTASAILGAGQFLVAGIISPAVGALGASGVAQPVAMAAVMCAMCATASVGIHFVAAPRRRRRAAGVRRG; this comes from the coding sequence ATGGCAACGCCGACAACCCCACCGACCGGGCTCCCGCGCCGTCTGCTCGTGGTCCTCGCCTTCGTGTCGATGGTCAGCCCCTTGAGCATCAACATGTACCTATCCGGCCTGCCGATGCTGGTCTCAGATTTCCACGCCACCCAGACCGCAGGGCAGCTCACTCTCACCGCCTTCCTCGTGGGCATTGGCGTCGGCCAATTCGTCGTCGGCCCGCTGTCCGACTCGATGGGGCGCCGTCGCCTGCTGCTGCTCGGCACCGCCGGCCTCGTGCTCACCGCCGCGGTGGCCGCGCTCGCGGGGAGCCTGTGGGTGATCTACGCGGCCCGTGTGCTCCAGGGGTTGTCTGCGGGTGCGGCCGTGGTCCTGGCCCGGGCCATCGCCGGCGATCTCGTGCGCGGCGAGGGGTTGGCCAAGGTGTTTAGCATGCTCATGCTGCTGGGCGCCGTCGCCCCGGTGCTCGGGCCCATTGCGGGCGGGTTCATCGTCGACGCCTCCGGGTGGCGCACCGTATTTTGGGTGCTCAGCACCTTGGCGGTGCTCATGTGCCTGGCGGTGGCACTAGTCGTCCCCGAATCCCTTGCGCCCGACGCCCGCCGGCCTTTCGCCCTGGCCTCCCTGCGCGAGGGCTTCGCCGCGTTAGCCGCGGACCGGCAGTTCATGGGCTATTGCGTGGGCTTCATCTTCACGTTTTCGACGATGTTCGCCTACGTCTCCGCCTCCCCGTTCGTGCTTCAGCAGACGTACGGGTTTAGCCAAATTCAGTTTTCCCATATCTTCGCCATCAACACCGCCGGTATGTTTGTGCTCACGCTGGTCAACCGGGTCATCGTGGGCAAAGTCGGCCCGCGGGTCATCGTCCGGGTGGGCAACCTCGTGCAGCTGGTGGCCACCTTCTACCTGGTGGTGGTGACCGTGGCGGATGCGGGCCGCATGTGGACGCTGGCGGGATTGTTTGTGGTGGTGGCGACCACGGGGATTAATTCGGGCAACGCCTCCGCGCTGGCGATTTCGCGCGCCGGCGCGCTGCCGGTCAACGTGACGGGCACCGCCTCGGCGATTCTGGGGGCGGGGCAGTTCCTTGTCGCCGGGATCATCAGCCCCGCCGTCGGCGCGCTCGGGGCTAGCGGCGTGGCTCAGCCGGTGGCGATGGCGGCGGTGATGTGCGCGATGTGCGCCACTGCCTCGGTGGGCATCCACTTTGTGGCCGCGCCACGACGTCGGCGCCGGGCCGCAGGCGTACGACGCGGTTAG